A region from the Sandaracinus amylolyticus genome encodes:
- a CDS encoding HAD family hydrolase produces MSSIECIVLDFDGTFTRVDEEAAPFVEAFRTGIAEHLSPERAARWDDAAKLVQADPDRYGWEYEGVIVAPSHADPYIRCTTIGQLLLAEEGHSPGRRTEILQGLYKHAYPLSRTVFRPDAKMVVEALVASGLPLFVVSNSATEHVRAKIDALDPIGKSAIRVRGDARKFVIHEPEKPHSLFTSLPETMELPGLGRPIHLRRGFYFEALRKIWDETGAGPETTMVCGDIFELDLAMPARLGARVHLVARPETPEYERRAVRGMPGGSASQDLGGLLLQLELPG; encoded by the coding sequence ATGAGCAGCATCGAGTGCATCGTCCTCGACTTCGACGGCACGTTCACGCGCGTCGACGAGGAGGCCGCGCCCTTCGTGGAGGCGTTCCGCACAGGCATCGCCGAGCACCTCTCGCCCGAGCGCGCGGCGCGCTGGGACGACGCCGCGAAGCTCGTCCAGGCCGATCCCGATCGTTACGGCTGGGAGTACGAGGGCGTGATCGTCGCGCCGTCGCACGCGGACCCGTACATCCGGTGCACCACGATCGGTCAGCTGCTGCTCGCGGAAGAAGGGCACTCGCCGGGGCGCCGCACCGAGATCCTGCAGGGGCTCTACAAGCACGCGTACCCGCTCTCGCGCACCGTGTTCCGGCCCGACGCGAAGATGGTCGTCGAGGCGCTGGTCGCGAGCGGCCTGCCGCTCTTCGTGGTGTCGAACTCGGCGACCGAGCACGTGCGCGCGAAGATCGACGCGCTCGATCCGATCGGCAAGAGCGCGATCCGCGTGCGCGGCGATGCGCGCAAGTTCGTGATCCACGAGCCCGAGAAGCCGCACTCGCTGTTCACGTCGCTGCCCGAGACGATGGAGCTGCCGGGCCTCGGTCGTCCGATCCACCTGCGCCGTGGCTTCTACTTCGAGGCGCTGCGGAAGATCTGGGACGAGACCGGCGCGGGCCCCGAGACGACGATGGTCTGCGGCGACATCTTCGAGCTCGATCTCGCGATGCCGGCGCGGCTCGGCGCGCGCGTGCACCTCGTCGCGCGCCCCGAGACGCCGGAGTACGAGCGGCGCGCGGTGCGCGGCATGCCGGGCGGCAGCGCGAGCCAGGATCTCGGCGGGCTGCTGCTGCAGCTCGAGCTCCCGGGCTGA
- a CDS encoding LolA family protein has protein sequence MNRRSVLFAVPVALAALTLPMQPHAGAQERVTADVVAARVQQFYEQTRTVQARFQQHFWNRVYARTQSSRGQVSIGRPGRIRFDYDQPSGKVLVSNEGEWTMYEPGDDGSAGQYARGSSAAASQSAFGFLMGTADLRQFRRSLRARASSDPPNTDALELTPRRADPHYRRIVVYVDNQPASLGVVRRVSIEDPDGNWNRFDFSDLRFNREIGADVFRFTPPAGAREIGGGAARAAGPRVESAPVIE, from the coding sequence ATGAATCGACGATCCGTTCTGTTCGCCGTTCCCGTCGCGCTCGCCGCGCTCACGCTGCCGATGCAGCCGCACGCCGGCGCGCAGGAGCGCGTGACCGCCGACGTGGTCGCGGCGCGCGTGCAGCAGTTCTACGAGCAGACGCGCACCGTGCAGGCCCGCTTCCAGCAGCACTTCTGGAACCGCGTCTACGCGCGCACGCAGAGCTCGCGCGGTCAGGTGTCGATCGGTCGCCCCGGGCGCATCCGCTTCGACTACGACCAGCCGAGCGGCAAGGTGCTCGTGAGCAACGAAGGCGAGTGGACGATGTACGAGCCGGGCGACGACGGCAGCGCCGGGCAGTACGCGCGCGGCAGCAGCGCCGCTGCGAGCCAGAGCGCGTTCGGGTTCCTGATGGGCACCGCGGACCTGCGTCAGTTCCGTCGCTCGCTGCGCGCGCGCGCGAGCTCGGATCCGCCCAACACCGACGCGCTCGAGCTGACGCCGCGCCGCGCCGATCCGCACTACCGCCGCATCGTCGTGTACGTCGACAACCAGCCCGCGTCGCTCGGTGTGGTGCGCCGCGTGAGCATCGAAGATCCCGACGGCAACTGGAACCGCTTCGACTTCAGCGACCTGCGCTTCAACCGCGAGATCGGCGCGGACGTGTTCCGCTTCACGCCGCCCGCGGGCGCGCGTGAGATCGGCGGCGGCGCTGCGCGCGCGGCAGGACCGCGCGTCGAGTCCGCGCCCGTCATCGAGTGA
- a CDS encoding Rieske 2Fe-2S domain-containing protein yields the protein MNERRLPVLDPTRDPAANLYDHFPSGWFDLARSHELDDGRVLTRRLAGRDVVLYRTESGVACAVSPHCPHMGAHLGCGGKVSGESIVCPFHAFEFDREGRCTKTGYGTPPPPRARLTTYAVHEIHGCVFVWHGAAGEAPTFRIPHLDDAQDGYLPMLDRVFELRGHPQETSENSVDIGHFGPVHGYSNVEIVEPLRVDGASLTTTYSMDRPMIPGHPKLGSVHAVFKIHVHGLGYSMVEVKVPSLGFESRHYVLATATERERVRLRVGFSVRRGTLRLPFATRIARELVEAVFMQVGIRMFAHDVGQDFEIWKNKRYVHPPQLAVGDGPVGTYRRWARQFYPVGGAPSSSTEDIAAE from the coding sequence ATGAACGAGCGACGCTTGCCCGTACTCGATCCGACCCGCGACCCCGCGGCGAACCTCTACGATCACTTCCCGAGCGGCTGGTTCGATCTCGCACGCTCGCACGAGCTCGACGACGGGCGCGTGCTGACGCGCCGCCTCGCCGGCCGCGACGTCGTCCTCTACCGCACCGAGTCCGGCGTCGCGTGCGCCGTCTCGCCGCACTGCCCGCACATGGGCGCGCACCTCGGCTGCGGCGGCAAGGTCAGCGGCGAGAGCATCGTGTGCCCGTTCCACGCGTTCGAGTTCGATCGCGAAGGGCGCTGCACGAAGACCGGCTACGGCACGCCGCCTCCGCCACGCGCGCGCTTGACGACCTACGCGGTGCACGAGATCCACGGCTGCGTGTTCGTGTGGCACGGCGCGGCCGGAGAAGCGCCGACGTTCCGCATCCCGCACCTCGACGACGCGCAGGACGGCTACCTGCCGATGCTCGATCGCGTGTTCGAGCTGCGCGGTCATCCCCAGGAGACGAGCGAGAACAGCGTCGACATCGGGCACTTCGGTCCGGTGCACGGCTACTCGAACGTCGAGATCGTCGAGCCGCTGCGCGTCGACGGCGCGTCGCTGACGACGACGTACTCGATGGATCGACCGATGATCCCGGGGCACCCGAAGCTCGGCTCGGTGCACGCGGTGTTCAAGATCCACGTGCACGGTCTCGGGTACTCGATGGTCGAGGTGAAGGTGCCCTCGCTCGGCTTCGAGTCGCGCCACTACGTGCTCGCGACCGCGACCGAGCGCGAGCGCGTGCGGTTGCGCGTCGGGTTCTCGGTGCGCCGCGGCACGCTGCGCCTGCCGTTCGCGACGCGCATCGCGCGCGAGCTCGTCGAGGCGGTGTTCATGCAGGTGGGCATCCGCATGTTCGCGCACGACGTCGGGCAGGACTTCGAGATCTGGAAGAACAAGCGCTACGTGCATCCGCCGCAGCTCGCGGTGGGTGACGGCCCGGTCGGGACGTACCGGCGCTGGGCGCGGCAGTTCTACCCCGTCGGCGGCGCGCCCTCGTCGAGCACCGAGGACATCGCCGCGGAGTGA